One Terriglobia bacterium DNA segment encodes these proteins:
- a CDS encoding ATPase domain-containing protein, whose translation MADNDRLKTGVAGFDEVMNGGVPANYFYLLEGDPGAGKTTLALQFLFEGIRNGENVLYVTLSETKMELEAVARSHGWNLDQIPIYELFAERGQLSPDDHYTVFHPSDVELADTAKTVLSEVEKINPSRLVIDSLAELRMLAREPIIYRRQILAFKHHFEGRRCTVLLLDDRTGRSADMQLHSIVHGVITMEKIAREYGVTRRRLEATKMRGMQVREGFHDYVIRKGGLRVFPRLEASQHGKKFKIEPVPSGVRELDDLLGGGIDRGTSTLLVGPAGCGKSTVALQFAAATSNRGERVCFFTFEESQQTFMERAQGLKINLSAPLRENVLEVQQLDPAVLSPGEFVENVRSAVEERNARMVIIDSLNGFLQAMPGEDFLTIQLHELLTFLNQQGVVTLMVLAQTGIVGAAMQSPVDVSYLADAILLLRYYEAYGEVRQAISVVKKRSGRHERTIRELQLGSNGIRVGEPLRNFQGVLAGTPTFLGGTARDAAAD comes from the coding sequence ATGGCAGATAACGATCGGCTGAAGACAGGTGTAGCCGGCTTTGACGAGGTTATGAATGGCGGAGTGCCCGCTAATTACTTTTACCTGCTCGAGGGTGACCCCGGCGCGGGCAAGACGACGCTCGCTCTTCAGTTTCTTTTCGAAGGTATTCGCAATGGCGAGAATGTGCTCTATGTCACCCTCTCGGAAACCAAGATGGAACTCGAGGCAGTGGCGCGGTCTCACGGGTGGAACCTTGACCAGATTCCCATCTACGAACTATTTGCCGAGCGCGGCCAGCTCAGCCCCGACGATCATTACACGGTGTTCCATCCCTCTGATGTCGAGTTAGCCGACACCGCCAAGACTGTTCTCTCCGAAGTAGAGAAGATCAATCCCAGCCGCCTCGTGATCGACTCTCTCGCCGAACTTCGCATGCTGGCCCGCGAGCCCATCATCTATCGTCGCCAGATCCTCGCATTCAAGCATCACTTTGAAGGCCGCCGCTGTACCGTGCTCCTTCTGGACGACCGCACCGGTCGCTCCGCCGATATGCAATTGCACAGCATCGTCCACGGCGTCATCACCATGGAGAAGATCGCGCGTGAATATGGTGTGACCCGTCGTCGCCTGGAAGCCACGAAGATGCGCGGCATGCAGGTTCGCGAAGGCTTCCACGATTATGTGATCCGCAAAGGTGGACTTCGCGTCTTCCCCCGGCTCGAAGCTTCGCAGCACGGAAAGAAGTTCAAAATTGAGCCCGTCCCCAGTGGTGTCCGCGAACTCGATGATCTTCTCGGCGGCGGCATCGATCGCGGCACTAGTACGCTCCTGGTTGGTCCTGCCGGTTGCGGCAAATCGACGGTTGCTTTGCAATTCGCTGCTGCAACGTCGAATCGCGGCGAGCGCGTTTGCTTCTTCACTTTCGAAGAATCGCAGCAGACGTTCATGGAACGCGCGCAGGGTCTCAAGATCAACCTGTCGGCGCCCTTACGCGAGAATGTGCTCGAGGTCCAGCAACTTGATCCCGCCGTTCTGTCGCCCGGAGAATTCGTCGAAAACGTCCGCTCAGCGGTAGAAGAGCGTAATGCTCGAATGGTCATCATCGACAGCCTCAACGGTTTTCTCCAGGCCATGCCCGGCGAAGACTTTCTAACTATTCAACTTCACGAATTGCTCACGTTCCTCAACCAGCAAGGCGTGGTTACTCTCATGGTGCTTGCCCAAACCGGCATAGTCGGTGCGGCGATGCAGTCACCGGTTGATGTAAGCTATCTCGCCGACGCGATCCTTCTCCTGCGTTACTACGAAGCCTATGGTGAAGTCCGTCAGGCAATTTCCGTGGTGAAAAAGCGCAGTGGACGAC
- the pgi gene encoding glucose-6-phosphate isomerase, which translates to MSTPTGLQLQTPVDTSAWKSLRSHFEQVKNVTLRQLFAEDPKRGEHLTAEAAGLFLDYSKNRVTDKTLRLLVALANECGLREGIDAMFRGDKINFSENRSVLHVALRMPRGASIVVDGKNVVEEVNEVLDRMAKFAESIRNGEWRGFSGKRIRNVINIGIGGSDLGPVMAYEALRHYSKRDLNFRFISNIDGTDFAEATHGLDPEETLFIISSKTFTTLETMTNAQTAKQWSLAKLGGEKAVAKHFVAVSTNAAEVSKFGIDTANMFGFWDWVGGRYSMMSAIGLSTMIAIGPENFRAMLAGAHEIDEHFRTTPFERNLPAIMGLLAVWYSDFFGSETVAVLPYDQYLKRFPAYLQQLTMESNGKHVTRGGARVTYETGAIYWGEPGTNGQHSFYQLIHQGTRLIPCDFIGFAQSLNPLGEHHDLLMANIFAQAEALAFGKTPDQVKAEGTPDWLVPHRTFEGNRPSNVILTERLTPTTLGKLVALYEHSVFTQGMVWCIDSFDQWGVELGKVLAKNIYPELAAAQEPPLKHDSSTNALIRRYRNMKGK; encoded by the coding sequence ATGAGCACTCCGACCGGCCTGCAACTACAAACTCCTGTCGACACTTCCGCATGGAAGTCACTCCGCTCTCATTTCGAACAGGTCAAGAACGTTACTCTCCGCCAGTTGTTCGCCGAGGATCCCAAGCGCGGGGAGCATCTCACGGCCGAGGCCGCCGGACTCTTCCTCGATTACTCCAAGAACCGCGTCACGGACAAAACCTTGCGCCTGCTCGTCGCTTTGGCGAATGAGTGCGGTCTCCGCGAGGGCATAGACGCCATGTTCCGCGGCGACAAGATCAATTTCAGCGAGAATCGTTCGGTTCTTCACGTCGCCCTGCGCATGCCTCGCGGAGCATCCATCGTCGTCGACGGCAAGAACGTCGTAGAGGAAGTCAACGAAGTCCTTGATCGCATGGCGAAATTCGCCGAGAGCATCCGCAACGGCGAGTGGCGTGGTTTCAGCGGCAAGCGCATCCGCAACGTGATCAACATCGGTATCGGCGGCTCCGACCTTGGCCCCGTCATGGCCTACGAAGCTCTCCGCCATTACAGCAAGCGCGACCTCAACTTCCGCTTCATCTCGAACATCGACGGCACCGACTTCGCCGAAGCCACCCACGGACTCGATCCCGAAGAGACACTCTTCATCATCTCGTCGAAAACCTTCACCACGCTCGAGACGATGACCAACGCCCAGACCGCGAAACAATGGTCGTTAGCCAAACTCGGCGGCGAGAAGGCCGTCGCGAAGCATTTCGTCGCCGTCTCCACCAACGCCGCCGAAGTCTCAAAGTTCGGTATCGACACGGCGAACATGTTCGGATTCTGGGATTGGGTCGGCGGGCGGTACTCCATGATGTCGGCTATCGGCCTTTCGACGATGATTGCCATTGGCCCGGAAAACTTCCGCGCCATGCTGGCGGGCGCGCACGAAATCGATGAGCACTTCCGAACGACGCCTTTCGAGCGCAATCTCCCGGCGATCATGGGCCTGCTCGCGGTCTGGTACAGCGATTTCTTCGGCTCTGAGACAGTCGCGGTCCTCCCGTACGACCAGTACCTCAAGCGTTTCCCCGCTTACTTGCAGCAATTAACGATGGAGAGTAATGGCAAGCACGTCACCCGGGGCGGCGCCCGCGTCACGTACGAAACCGGAGCGATCTATTGGGGAGAGCCGGGCACCAACGGGCAGCACTCGTTCTACCAGCTCATTCACCAGGGCACGCGCCTTATTCCGTGCGACTTCATCGGCTTCGCACAATCGCTCAACCCGCTCGGGGAACACCATGACCTGTTGATGGCCAACATCTTCGCGCAGGCCGAAGCGCTCGCCTTCGGCAAAACGCCGGACCAGGTCAAAGCCGAAGGCACGCCCGACTGGCTCGTTCCGCACCGCACCTTCGAGGGCAACCGCCCGTCGAACGTCATCCTCACCGAACGCCTCACACCGACCACGCTCGGCAAACTTGTCGCCCTCTATGAGCACAGCGTCTTTACTCAAGGCATGGTGTGGTGCATCGATTCCTTCGATCAGTGGGGCGTCGAACTGGGCAAAGTGCTCGCGAAAAACATCTATCCCGAACTCGCCGCCGCCCAAGAACCGCCACTGAAGCACGACAGCTCAACCAATGCGCTAATCCGGCGTTATCGCAATATGAAAGGGAAGTAG
- a CDS encoding PKD domain-containing protein, giving the protein MLYRRTALLGVILVLLAFISGCGKSSGSGGAPSIASLSVSKVTVGSQATTITVTGANFTKSSVVNFNGTALTTTYTSPTQVSATIPASSLTTAGTFGVTVTDGGRTSNSVNFTVSSAAPTISSLNPGNVTAGSAGFVLTVTGSGFNPTSTINWNGNAISTTYLDSSQLNADIPASLVASSASVPITVTTGSSGTSTAQNFLINAPVPVLTGINPTTVYAGSGDITLTVNGSHFLPNSTVQLGGSSRTTVFISSSQLTASITAADLASVGTPAVTVVNSAPQGGTSNPVQLNIVTRPANQPPVANAGLDETVAVGSTVNLSGYGSSDGNGSPLTFQWTMASAPSGSTATLSNASSPTPSFVADVAGNYLVQLVVRNGTATSAPAIVTISTVNSMPVANAGFNQTAKIGVTIQLDGTHSTDFDGNHLTYKWTLVSPSGSSAALSSTTSPQPTFVVDKAGTYQADLIVNDGIVDSHISRVYIDTSNSAPIANAGRNQAVQVGATAHLDGSASSDFEGDPLTYSWAITSAPAGSSAGLSNANSIRPTFVADKAGTYLVQLIVNDGTVNSVASTMTVSTVNTPPVASAGRDRTVTTGSDVLLDGSASTDANGNALSYRWALIARPSGSTATLSSAASVQPSFTADVAGTYVAQLIVNDGTANSAPSTVTISTTNSAPVANAGPGQTVAAGATVQLDGSGSTDVDGNALQFYWALLSKPAGSAAVLSDPTVPNPVFVADKAGDYVAQLMVNDGHFYSSASTVTISTSPVAPIANAGKPQHATVGGAVQLDGSGSFDPGGGTLSYAWALVSKPAGSTAALSSSTGQKPSFTADIAGDYVAELFVSNGIVTSAPATVLVSTVYAPPSASAGSNQSVNVGSAANLDASGSSSPEGYSLTYKWSLIGLPLGSTAALNDPTSQTPSFTLDKRGTYIAQVIVNDGHSDSAPRTVIITSSNRAPVANAGPDQSPSVGSTVTLDGTGSTDPDGYGLTYQWRFTSIPNGSTATLAGATTSKPTFAADLQGTYTVELVVSDGLLTSTPDTVNITVGPNTNISFSPSPLDMNGNSTATLILTLGQTAGSGGVTVNLTSSNTSVATVPASVTVSSGSSTTSVTVTSVSAAGSTTITGTASGYTTGSVTVNVTVNSMTVPNITVGKDLQGSAAVTFGVVTGASTDITVTTTDTSKILLSNSATAKGSDTVKVTAAAGSKTSPSFFVQALTDTGTATLTIKASGYLDTTATVTLAPSGFIIRNGTSDTLNTSVFAADSTLTVLPAYLDPTTKNVLGTETLRGGMSSQTIKLTNSDKTVGTISTSSISLGAGTPYATLTFHPLATGTTNITVTEPSGFTTPANFQVMKVNVGNATVTMNPLTVGKDLQGVDTIYLGDPAPSPDGVDVTITSSDPSKVVVSSDPVTAGAATTTVHVNGGTRGLPQFYVQALASSGTVTLTASGTNLTDGTTTITLAPSGFVIVNSGINSGSTGDSTVTLATAVLNSSLVPTGTSQGVRPGAAPVNLGITSSNTGVATVTSPISFAANVASATSTFHPVSGGTTTVAIQTPSGFSTPTQYQSITANVGLPGMTTKTAFTIGKDLQQPNTVTLNTAPASPVAVTVTSNSTAVAVLSTDPASAGTGSLTFNNITGSTPNFYIQGISIGSTTLTVSAPGYADTTIHVTVNPSGFIMDTGSFNANVNDTKTVNIAPAVLDSTTLNYIGLQPLRGGVSASVGLTSSNTAVGTITTPVAFASNQSVGSATFHALADGETTLATVAPAGFSTPMTYGSITASVGLPGLTTNTQVTVGKDLQQSNTVTLSTTPTTPVDVTIASSSTSVATVSTDPTVAGTGTVTFSSISSTTPNFYIQGISQGTTTLTVTATGYATTTINVTVNPSGFIITSADFNAITGSDTPVGVASALLDANSNFLVVQPVRGGISIQVPMSSDNTSAGTITTPVTLSSSQSAGSATFHAVAVGTTHVNVGTPTGYNTPTSRTSVTATVQ; this is encoded by the coding sequence ATGCTCTACCGTCGTACCGCTCTTCTGGGTGTCATTCTCGTTCTTCTTGCCTTCATCTCCGGCTGCGGCAAAAGCTCCGGCTCGGGTGGCGCGCCCAGCATTGCCTCCCTTTCCGTTTCCAAGGTCACCGTAGGCTCGCAGGCGACCACAATTACAGTTACGGGGGCGAACTTTACCAAGAGTTCTGTCGTCAACTTCAATGGGACGGCGCTCACGACAACCTACACGAGCCCGACCCAGGTGAGCGCAACAATCCCGGCATCGTCTCTTACTACCGCCGGTACCTTTGGAGTTACGGTCACGGATGGCGGCCGCACGTCTAATTCCGTCAACTTCACTGTTTCGTCTGCCGCTCCAACCATTTCTTCGCTGAACCCCGGCAATGTGACTGCGGGCAGCGCCGGCTTTGTGCTCACCGTTACCGGTTCCGGGTTCAACCCGACTTCGACGATCAACTGGAACGGCAACGCAATTTCCACCACGTACCTCGACAGCAGTCAGCTCAACGCTGATATCCCGGCTTCGCTCGTCGCGTCGTCGGCCTCTGTACCGATCACCGTCACGACGGGAAGCAGTGGAACCTCCACTGCGCAGAACTTCCTCATCAATGCTCCTGTGCCGGTCCTCACCGGCATCAATCCGACGACGGTTTATGCCGGCTCCGGAGACATCACGCTAACCGTTAACGGCAGTCACTTCCTTCCCAACTCAACCGTCCAACTCGGTGGTTCCAGCCGCACTACCGTCTTCATCAGTTCATCGCAACTGACCGCAAGCATTACCGCGGCCGATCTTGCTTCCGTCGGAACGCCCGCCGTCACCGTCGTTAATTCAGCTCCGCAGGGCGGGACTTCAAACCCAGTTCAGCTGAACATTGTCACGCGCCCCGCGAACCAGCCCCCGGTCGCTAATGCCGGTCTCGATGAGACCGTCGCCGTTGGCTCGACTGTGAATCTCAGCGGCTACGGCTCCAGCGATGGCAATGGATCTCCGCTGACTTTCCAGTGGACGATGGCATCGGCTCCCAGCGGCAGCACCGCGACTCTCTCGAATGCAAGCTCTCCAACGCCGAGCTTCGTCGCCGACGTAGCAGGGAACTATCTTGTCCAACTCGTTGTGAGGAATGGGACGGCCACCAGTGCTCCTGCGATTGTGACCATCAGCACCGTCAATTCCATGCCGGTCGCAAACGCCGGCTTCAACCAGACTGCCAAGATCGGCGTGACCATCCAACTCGACGGCACGCATTCAACCGACTTCGACGGCAATCACCTGACCTACAAATGGACGCTGGTCAGTCCCTCCGGCAGCTCGGCGGCTCTTTCCAGCACTACCAGCCCGCAACCGACATTCGTGGTGGACAAAGCTGGAACCTACCAGGCGGACCTGATTGTCAACGATGGCATTGTTGACAGCCACATCTCGCGCGTCTACATCGACACTTCAAATTCCGCGCCCATCGCCAACGCCGGACGTAACCAGGCCGTGCAAGTCGGCGCCACCGCGCATCTCGACGGCAGCGCTTCAAGTGACTTTGAAGGCGATCCGCTGACATATTCGTGGGCGATCACGAGCGCTCCCGCCGGCAGCAGCGCCGGACTTTCGAACGCGAATTCCATACGGCCGACTTTCGTTGCCGACAAGGCCGGAACTTATCTAGTCCAGTTGATCGTCAATGACGGCACGGTCAATAGCGTTGCTTCGACCATGACCGTCAGCACGGTGAACACTCCGCCTGTCGCGTCGGCAGGCCGTGATCGCACAGTTACAACGGGTTCCGACGTTCTGCTCGACGGCAGCGCTTCCACCGACGCCAACGGCAACGCGCTCTCCTATCGCTGGGCGCTCATCGCGCGTCCCTCCGGAAGCACTGCGACTCTTTCATCTGCAGCTTCGGTTCAGCCCTCGTTCACCGCGGACGTCGCCGGAACCTACGTCGCGCAGTTGATTGTCAACGACGGCACCGCGAACAGTGCGCCTTCGACGGTCACCATCAGCACCACGAACTCCGCCCCCGTCGCCAACGCTGGACCCGGCCAGACCGTCGCCGCTGGCGCGACTGTTCAACTCGATGGCTCCGGTTCCACCGACGTTGATGGCAACGCGCTGCAGTTCTATTGGGCGCTACTCAGCAAGCCTGCCGGCAGCGCGGCCGTCCTTTCCGATCCGACTGTACCCAACCCGGTTTTCGTCGCCGACAAAGCCGGTGACTACGTCGCCCAGTTGATGGTCAACGACGGACACTTCTACAGTTCGGCCTCAACCGTCACAATTTCGACCTCGCCTGTGGCCCCGATCGCCAATGCTGGAAAGCCGCAGCACGCGACCGTGGGCGGCGCCGTTCAACTTGACGGCAGCGGTTCCTTCGATCCCGGCGGCGGCACGCTCAGCTACGCCTGGGCCCTCGTCTCCAAACCCGCCGGCAGCACCGCCGCGCTCAGCAGTTCCACTGGGCAGAAGCCCAGCTTCACTGCCGATATTGCGGGCGATTACGTCGCCGAACTCTTTGTCTCCAACGGAATCGTCACCAGCGCGCCCGCCACCGTTCTCGTGAGCACGGTTTACGCGCCGCCATCGGCCAGCGCCGGAAGCAACCAGAGCGTGAATGTAGGCTCCGCGGCCAACCTCGACGCGAGTGGCTCCAGCAGCCCCGAAGGCTACTCGCTGACTTACAAGTGGTCTTTGATCGGGCTGCCATTGGGCAGCACCGCTGCGCTCAACGATCCCACCTCGCAAACGCCGTCTTTCACGCTCGACAAGCGGGGCACCTACATCGCACAGGTGATCGTCAACGATGGCCATAGCGACAGTGCTCCGCGAACTGTCATCATCACTTCGTCGAACCGTGCGCCGGTCGCAAATGCAGGGCCAGATCAATCGCCGAGCGTCGGCTCCACGGTCACGCTGGACGGCACCGGTTCCACTGATCCCGATGGGTACGGGCTGACATATCAGTGGCGCTTCACGTCGATCCCCAACGGTTCCACTGCAACGCTCGCCGGTGCAACCACCTCGAAGCCAACTTTTGCAGCTGACCTTCAGGGCACCTACACCGTTGAACTGGTTGTCAGCGATGGCCTCCTGACCTCGACGCCGGACACCGTCAACATCACGGTTGGCCCGAATACCAATATCAGCTTTTCGCCTTCGCCGCTCGACATGAACGGCAATTCCACGGCAACCCTCATCTTGACTCTCGGACAAACCGCTGGTTCCGGTGGAGTCACGGTCAACCTGACCAGCAGCAACACCAGTGTTGCTACGGTTCCCGCAAGCGTCACAGTGTCATCGGGTTCGTCCACCACGTCGGTGACAGTCACCTCGGTTTCGGCCGCCGGATCCACCACCATTACAGGGACCGCCAGCGGCTACACGACAGGGTCAGTCACCGTTAATGTAACGGTGAACAGCATGACTGTTCCCAACATCACCGTTGGCAAGGACCTGCAAGGCTCCGCCGCCGTAACCTTCGGCGTCGTCACTGGCGCATCCACCGACATCACGGTCACGACCACTGACACCTCGAAAATCCTGCTCTCGAACAGTGCCACAGCGAAGGGGAGCGACACCGTTAAGGTGACCGCCGCCGCCGGTTCCAAGACCAGCCCCTCATTCTTCGTGCAGGCTCTAACCGATACCGGTACGGCGACGCTGACCATCAAGGCCTCGGGTTATCTCGACACGACCGCGACGGTCACGCTCGCGCCTTCCGGCTTTATCATCCGAAACGGCACGTCTGACACGCTCAATACCTCGGTCTTTGCCGCTGACTCCACGCTCACCGTATTGCCCGCATACTTGGATCCAACCACTAAGAACGTTCTCGGGACGGAAACCCTGCGCGGGGGCATGAGTTCGCAGACGATCAAGCTAACCAATTCCGATAAGACCGTCGGCACCATCAGTACGAGTTCCATCTCTCTCGGCGCCGGAACACCGTATGCCACGCTGACCTTCCACCCCCTCGCCACCGGGACCACCAACATCACCGTCACCGAACCGAGCGGCTTCACCACGCCCGCGAATTTCCAGGTGATGAAGGTCAATGTTGGCAACGCCACTGTCACCATGAACCCGCTCACGGTTGGCAAAGACCTCCAGGGCGTTGACACGATCTATCTCGGTGACCCAGCACCAAGTCCCGACGGCGTTGACGTAACCATCACCAGTTCCGATCCGTCCAAGGTCGTGGTCTCGTCCGATCCTGTAACGGCGGGCGCAGCCACTACCACGGTTCACGTCAATGGTGGGACGCGAGGGTTACCGCAGTTCTATGTTCAGGCTCTCGCTTCCAGCGGCACCGTTACCCTCACGGCCAGCGGGACTAACCTTACCGACGGCACGACAACGATCACACTCGCGCCGTCCGGGTTCGTCATCGTCAACTCAGGCATCAACAGCGGCTCCACTGGAGACAGCACTGTCACCCTTGCGACTGCGGTTCTCAACAGCTCCCTGGTTCCGACCGGGACGTCGCAGGGGGTTCGTCCCGGCGCTGCTCCTGTCAATCTCGGAATCACCAGTTCGAACACCGGCGTCGCGACTGTAACCAGTCCGATCAGCTTTGCTGCGAACGTCGCGAGCGCGACCTCGACTTTCCATCCAGTCTCGGGTGGAACCACCACCGTCGCCATCCAGACCCCGTCCGGCTTCAGTACGCCGACGCAATATCAATCCATCACGGCGAATGTCGGGCTGCCCGGCATGACCACCAAGACCGCGTTCACGATCGGCAAGGATCTGCAACAGCCGAACACGGTTACGCTGAACACGGCGCCGGCCAGTCCTGTCGCGGTCACCGTGACCAGCAACTCCACTGCGGTCGCCGTCCTCAGCACTGATCCGGCGTCCGCCGGCACCGGTTCGTTGACCTTCAACAACATCACAGGAAGCACGCCCAACTTCTATATCCAGGGCATCAGCATCGGCTCGACCACGCTCACGGTTAGCGCGCCTGGCTATGCCGACACCACCATTCACGTCACTGTTAATCCATCCGGATTCATCATGGATACCGGGAGCTTCAACGCGAATGTGAACGACACGAAGACGGTCAATATCGCTCCCGCCGTGCTCGACTCAACGACGCTTAACTACATCGGCCTGCAACCGCTGCGTGGTGGCGTCAGCGCGTCCGTCGGCCTTACCAGCAGCAACACGGCTGTGGGCACCATCACCACGCCGGTTGCGTTCGCGAGCAACCAATCGGTGGGCAGCGCCACATTCCACGCTCTCGCCGATGGCGAAACGACGCTCGCGACCGTTGCCCCCGCAGGCTTCAGCACGCCCATGACCTACGGCAGCATCACCGCATCCGTCGGTCTACCCGGCCTGACTACGAACACTCAGGTCACCGTCGGCAAGGACCTCCAACAGTCCAACACCGTCACACTCAGCACGACACCGACAACCCCGGTTGATGTGACGATTGCCAGCAGTTCCACCTCAGTCGCTACCGTCAGCACCGATCCCACCGTCGCCGGCACCGGAACCGTGACCTTCAGCAGCATCAGCAGCACCACACCAAACTTCTACATCCAGGGCATCAGCCAGGGTACGACCACGCTGACCGTGACTGCCACCGGCTATGCCACAACGACCATCAACGTCACGGTGAATCCGTCCGGGTTCATCATTACCTCGGCTGATTTCAACGCCATCACCGGGTCCGATACTCCGGTTGGCGTCGCCTCCGCCTTGCTTGACGCCAATTCGAACTTCCTCGTCGTGCAACCGGTACGGGGCGGCATTAGCATCCAGGTCCCGATGTCAAGCGACAACACCTCGGCGGGAACCATCACGACGCCGGTCACTCTGTCTTCGAGCCAGTCTGCCGGCAGCGCGACCTTCCACGCTGTCGCTGTCGGTACGACACACGTGAACGTCGGAACTCCGACCGGCTACAACACGCCAACCAGCCGAACCTCAGTCACTGCAACCGTGCAGTAA